A stretch of the uncultured Trichococcus sp. genome encodes the following:
- a CDS encoding acyltransferase family protein, whose product MTLRTRSVPLDGMRALAILAIIFYHLMPHVLPGGYLAVNIFFVLTGFFITSSVIEEYGQKGKLAYKRYLSRRFHRLFLPLLWMLISVTAYITLFQRDLLLNIRPWLLSSLGMFNNWWQISVGGSYFEQFYVQSPFMHLWFLSVVSQFYVIWPLLVLVLLAFYKDKRIILYTAIGLSLFSALAMAMLYVPGEDASRAYYGTDTRLFSFMVGSALSVVWPLERLNEPVKKRTGRRLTFAGLSSYAVLGVMFSRMLDSQTFTYRGGMYLNSIIIGIAVALTANPATGISKMMRFKPIQWLSRRSFLLYLWYYPVISLYQAKVVDTSVEPGRHILIQLAIILGLSELGYQLFEKERWMVPFVQSWRPGDAIVRMKASGLRGLAANFPEKLTAVISLCLLLAALTGFAQAPSGQNSEVLELREQIAASQIKMEQINRDESLRSRAINNIEGLERETVLFAHDADITFIGDSVLLSVADQLVTIFGQAVVDGAVSRQLYQTSVVIAALEKREQLHDTVVVFLGSNGTFTQTQMETFIKEIGTSRELFFLTTNVPRIWKDSVNEQLALAESNHSNVHILDWNAYSSGHDEWLLADQVHPNPTGAQQLALFVAEEIYQELNDENGSN is encoded by the coding sequence GTGACATTACGGACACGCTCCGTCCCATTGGATGGGATGCGGGCGCTTGCGATTCTTGCCATCATTTTCTATCATTTGATGCCTCATGTCTTGCCGGGTGGCTACTTGGCTGTAAACATCTTTTTCGTCCTGACCGGTTTTTTCATCACATCGTCGGTGATTGAAGAATACGGCCAAAAGGGAAAGTTGGCTTATAAGCGCTACTTGTCCCGAAGGTTCCACAGGTTGTTCCTTCCGTTGCTATGGATGTTGATATCGGTGACAGCCTATATCACTTTATTCCAAAGGGACCTCTTGCTGAATATCCGGCCATGGCTCCTTTCGTCATTGGGAATGTTCAACAACTGGTGGCAAATTTCTGTTGGCGGTTCTTATTTTGAACAATTTTATGTGCAGTCGCCATTCATGCATCTCTGGTTCCTTTCGGTTGTGAGCCAATTCTATGTCATCTGGCCGTTGCTCGTGTTGGTACTGTTGGCATTTTACAAAGATAAAAGGATAATCCTCTACACAGCGATTGGACTTTCTTTGTTCTCTGCCCTTGCTATGGCGATGCTGTATGTACCGGGAGAGGACGCTTCGCGCGCTTATTACGGGACAGATACACGCTTATTTTCGTTTATGGTCGGCAGTGCGCTTTCGGTTGTTTGGCCTTTAGAGAGGTTGAACGAACCGGTAAAGAAGCGGACTGGCCGAAGATTGACGTTTGCCGGCTTGTCGAGTTACGCTGTTCTCGGTGTGATGTTCAGTAGGATGTTGGATAGCCAGACGTTCACTTACAGAGGCGGGATGTATCTCAACAGCATCATCATCGGCATTGCGGTCGCTTTAACAGCAAATCCGGCCACGGGCATTTCAAAAATGATGCGGTTCAAACCGATTCAGTGGTTAAGTCGGCGGAGTTTCCTGTTGTATCTTTGGTACTATCCTGTCATTTCCCTTTATCAAGCGAAAGTAGTCGATACGAGCGTTGAACCCGGGCGCCATATTTTGATCCAACTGGCAATCATTCTTGGCCTTTCCGAACTGGGGTATCAGCTATTCGAAAAAGAGCGTTGGATGGTTCCGTTTGTTCAGTCTTGGCGACCCGGAGATGCGATTGTCCGAATGAAAGCTTCAGGACTACGCGGTTTAGCCGCGAATTTTCCGGAAAAACTTACCGCAGTAATCAGTTTATGCCTGTTGTTGGCTGCTCTGACCGGATTTGCACAAGCGCCATCCGGCCAGAATTCCGAAGTACTGGAATTGCGAGAGCAGATCGCAGCCAGCCAAATCAAGATGGAACAAATCAATCGGGATGAATCTCTCCGCAGCAGGGCCATCAACAATATCGAAGGATTGGAAAGAGAGACTGTGTTGTTTGCTCATGACGCGGATATTACCTTCATAGGCGACTCCGTATTGCTCTCCGTCGCCGATCAACTAGTGACGATATTCGGTCAAGCGGTTGTGGATGGTGCCGTCAGCAGACAACTTTACCAAACCTCGGTTGTGATTGCTGCTTTGGAAAAGCGGGAACAGCTGCATGATACGGTCGTGGTCTTCCTGGGTTCCAATGGGACTTTCACTCAGACGCAAATGGAAACATTCATCAAGGAAATCGGGACATCCAGAGAGCTGTTTTTCCTGACGACGAATGTACCGAGAATCTGGAAGGACAGCGTGAACGAGCAGTTGGCGCTCGCCGAAAGCAACCATTCCAACGTCCACATTCTGGATTGGAATGCCTACAGCAGCGGTCATGACGAGTGGCTTCTGGCGGATCAAGTGCATCCGAATCCGACTGGAGCGCAACAATTAGCCCTTTTTGTGGCAGAGGAAATCTATCAAGAATTAAATGATGAAAATGGGAGCAACTGA
- the rnz gene encoding ribonuclease Z, which translates to MKIQFLGTGAGVPSTSRNLSSIALKLLDERNAIWLFDCGEGTQQRVLKTTIRPRKVEKIFITHLHGDHIFGLPGFLSSRAFQGGNTPLNIYGPVGIKEFVLTSLRISQSHLRYPIFFHEITGDGVVFEDEQFRVSCAKLNHGITSYGYRVEEADYPGELQADKLKEMAVPAGPLYGKLKNGETVVLPDGRTINGLDFIGKTTKGRVVTILGDTRRTKNTVVLAKNADVLVHESTFGKEDQAIASDYFHSTCIDAANVAKEANVKQLYLTHISARYLNGNAHQLQRDARKVFPNTKLVNDYDEFEIALTK; encoded by the coding sequence ATGAAAATTCAATTTTTAGGCACCGGAGCCGGTGTTCCTTCCACCAGCAGAAACCTTTCCAGCATCGCGTTGAAATTGCTGGATGAACGCAATGCCATCTGGCTTTTTGACTGCGGGGAGGGGACACAGCAACGTGTGCTCAAAACAACGATCCGACCGAGGAAAGTTGAAAAGATCTTCATCACCCATCTGCATGGAGATCATATATTCGGGTTGCCCGGTTTCTTGAGCAGCAGGGCTTTCCAAGGCGGAAACACGCCATTGAACATCTATGGTCCTGTCGGAATCAAGGAATTTGTGCTGACCAGCTTGCGCATATCCCAGTCCCACCTGCGTTATCCGATCTTTTTTCATGAAATAACTGGGGATGGCGTGGTGTTTGAAGATGAGCAGTTCCGCGTAAGTTGTGCAAAACTCAATCACGGCATCACGTCCTATGGGTACCGCGTCGAAGAGGCCGACTATCCAGGCGAATTGCAGGCCGATAAGCTGAAGGAGATGGCTGTTCCCGCGGGACCTCTTTATGGGAAATTGAAAAATGGAGAGACCGTTGTTTTGCCTGACGGGAGAACGATCAACGGGCTGGACTTTATCGGGAAAACGACTAAGGGACGCGTTGTAACGATTCTAGGCGACACTAGAAGAACGAAAAATACGGTCGTTCTGGCAAAAAATGCCGATGTGCTGGTTCATGAGAGCACCTTCGGGAAAGAAGACCAAGCGATCGCGTCGGATTATTTCCATTCAACGTGCATCGATGCGGCCAATGTTGCCAAAGAGGCAAACGTCAAGCAACTCTATTTGACCCACATCAGCGCGCGTTACCTGAACGGCAATGCGCATCAGTTGCAGCGCGATGCCCGAAAAGTCTTTCCGAATACGAAACTTGTCAATGATTATGATGAATTCGAGATAGCCTTGACGAAATAA
- a CDS encoding lipopolysaccharide assembly protein LapA domain-containing protein translates to MKNQWRLVAGIILIIIIVLFAVFNVDTVPVNFGFAVVDGPLIIVILVSLLMGSLITLLVATGSATKKNKEFKQMRTEIDAKGKEIQKAVDATKAGYEQKLADLRAELTQRDSKINSLEEELIKKYTVADPNQTNKV, encoded by the coding sequence ATGAAAAACCAATGGAGATTAGTTGCGGGCATTATTTTGATCATCATCATTGTGTTGTTTGCTGTTTTCAATGTCGATACTGTACCGGTCAATTTCGGTTTCGCTGTCGTGGATGGACCTCTTATCATCGTCATTTTGGTCTCTCTTCTGATGGGCTCTCTCATCACTCTGTTGGTTGCGACAGGCAGTGCAACGAAGAAGAACAAAGAATTCAAACAGATGCGCACAGAAATCGATGCTAAAGGGAAAGAAATACAAAAAGCAGTCGATGCGACGAAAGCCGGGTATGAACAGAAACTCGCCGATCTGAGGGCAGAATTGACCCAGAGAGACAGCAAAATCAATTCGCTTGAGGAAGAGTTGATAAAAAAATACACAGTGGCTGACCCGAATCAGACGAATAAAGTTTGA
- the recJ gene encoding single-stranded-DNA-specific exonuclease RecJ produces MLSSKMNWKIRKSDSDDSVCKEISQATGLSEKFVMLCMLRGLETKEQITAFIDGAKMEFHDPYLLHDMEKAILRLTEAIEAGEEIVVYGDYDADGITSTSILVETIEVLGGNVGYYLPNRFTDGYGPNAAAFKKLIENGAQLILTCDNGVSGHEPIAMAKKMGVDVIVSDHHELPATLPDAYAIIHPKHPAGAYPFPDLSGAGVALKIAAALLGEMPYESLDLAAIGTVADLVSLTGENRWIVKQGLQVMKQTHRLGLAALMEAAGIDAANLDEESIGFVIGPRLNAVGRLEDAGPGAELMLSFDEEKIAELVAYIQEKNVERQGIVQSIHDEASAQMAKNASLPDIIVLGSKNWHEGVLGIVASKLVEEFGRPTILFRIDERTGIAKGSARSTEALDIYAALTDAKDFLTKFGGHKMAAGMSLPAVDLSAFTEKINSYASLYHDAIVLGESICIDAILPLAAVTLPFLKELELLKPYGTDNPKPIFGFKNVPLTDIRQIGADNKHLKFKLKDNNLFLDVIGFNKGSISDHLNESDVVSLIGELSINVWRDSAKPQLQLKDIKNKHIQFFDKRSSVIQESVLAVEDALYLFSTSGIMKQFHELIPNSSNAALLTDNTAAALENVSASNLVLFECPLKMDLLADFLKINQFENVYVVSHETNGVYADGLPPKDQFAKFYQYIRSHKDIDVRNRLDALAGYLKIKKNIVIFMIQVFLEAGFVTIDNGFINEVKNPVKRALGDTQVYKDRLQKMEAEKLFIYSPFSQLSKWLNEQMKAQ; encoded by the coding sequence TTGTTATCGTCAAAGATGAACTGGAAAATACGCAAATCAGACAGTGATGATTCAGTGTGCAAGGAAATCAGTCAGGCAACAGGCTTATCAGAGAAATTCGTGATGCTTTGCATGCTGCGAGGATTGGAAACAAAAGAACAGATTACGGCTTTCATTGATGGAGCCAAAATGGAATTCCATGACCCGTATCTTTTACATGATATGGAAAAAGCGATCCTTCGGTTGACTGAAGCGATTGAAGCTGGAGAAGAAATCGTCGTTTATGGGGATTATGACGCGGACGGCATCACAAGTACAAGCATTCTTGTGGAAACGATCGAAGTGCTGGGCGGCAATGTCGGCTACTATTTGCCGAATCGCTTCACGGATGGTTATGGCCCGAATGCTGCGGCATTCAAGAAATTGATCGAAAACGGTGCGCAACTGATCCTGACTTGCGATAATGGAGTTTCCGGACATGAACCGATAGCGATGGCCAAGAAAATGGGGGTCGATGTCATTGTTTCCGACCATCACGAATTGCCCGCTACTTTGCCGGATGCGTATGCCATCATCCACCCGAAACATCCCGCAGGAGCCTATCCTTTCCCGGATCTTTCCGGAGCCGGCGTAGCCCTGAAGATTGCTGCTGCCCTTCTGGGGGAAATGCCTTACGAATCGCTCGATCTGGCCGCCATCGGTACCGTTGCGGACCTTGTAAGTTTGACAGGCGAGAATCGGTGGATCGTGAAGCAGGGCCTGCAGGTCATGAAACAAACGCATCGGCTCGGTTTGGCTGCGTTGATGGAGGCCGCGGGAATAGATGCAGCCAATTTGGATGAGGAAAGCATCGGCTTCGTCATCGGCCCGCGTCTGAATGCTGTCGGTCGGTTGGAGGATGCTGGTCCAGGCGCTGAACTGATGCTGTCATTCGACGAAGAAAAAATTGCTGAACTGGTTGCCTATATACAAGAAAAAAATGTCGAGAGACAAGGCATCGTCCAATCCATCCATGACGAAGCCAGCGCCCAAATGGCGAAGAACGCGAGCTTGCCGGATATTATTGTGTTGGGCAGCAAGAATTGGCACGAGGGCGTTCTTGGCATAGTGGCAAGCAAATTGGTCGAAGAATTCGGGCGCCCGACGATTTTGTTCCGCATCGATGAAAGAACCGGCATCGCGAAAGGCTCGGCCCGAAGCACAGAAGCGTTGGATATCTATGCTGCGTTGACTGATGCAAAGGACTTTCTGACGAAGTTCGGAGGGCACAAAATGGCCGCAGGCATGAGTCTTCCCGCTGTCGATTTATCCGCATTCACTGAAAAAATCAACAGCTATGCGTCCCTTTATCATGATGCAATCGTATTGGGCGAGTCCATCTGCATAGACGCAATACTGCCGCTTGCGGCTGTCACCTTACCTTTTTTGAAGGAGTTGGAATTGCTTAAACCTTACGGAACCGATAATCCGAAGCCTATATTCGGATTCAAAAATGTACCGTTGACGGACATCAGGCAGATCGGTGCCGATAACAAGCATCTGAAATTCAAGCTGAAGGATAACAATCTCTTTCTGGACGTGATCGGCTTCAACAAAGGCAGCATCAGTGACCACTTGAATGAGTCGGATGTCGTTTCCCTGATCGGGGAGCTTTCAATCAACGTTTGGCGGGACAGCGCGAAGCCGCAACTGCAGCTGAAGGACATCAAAAACAAACATATTCAGTTTTTTGACAAAAGGAGTTCGGTCATACAGGAATCAGTATTGGCTGTGGAAGATGCCTTATACCTATTTTCCACTTCCGGTATCATGAAACAATTTCATGAGCTAATTCCGAACAGCTCGAATGCCGCCTTGCTCACTGACAATACAGCTGCTGCCTTGGAGAATGTCAGCGCCAGCAACCTGGTGCTCTTCGAATGCCCTTTGAAGATGGACTTGTTGGCTGATTTTTTGAAGATCAATCAGTTTGAAAATGTTTATGTCGTCTCTCATGAAACGAACGGCGTTTACGCAGATGGACTCCCTCCTAAAGATCAGTTTGCGAAGTTCTACCAATATATCCGTTCCCATAAGGACATCGACGTTAGAAATCGGTTAGATGCGCTAGCGGGATACTTAAAAATCAAAAAAAATATTGTCATTTTTATGATTCAAGTGTTTTTGGAGGCGGGATTTGTTACAATAGACAATGGTTTCATCAATGAGGTCAAAAACCCTGTCAAAAGGGCTTTAGGCGATACACAAGTATACAAAGATCGCCTTCAGAAAATGGAAGCTGAGAAGTTATTCATCTACAGTCCATTTTCTCAGTTGTCGAAATGGTTGAATGAACAGATGAAGGCACAATAA
- a CDS encoding adenine phosphoribosyltransferase, which yields MDLKQYIADVKDFPEEGIIFRDISPLMANGEAYRYSIKEIVKYAQDLNVDKVVGPEARGFMVGCPVAVELGCGFAMARKKGKLPRETVEVSYGLEYGKATLQLHQDAILPGDKVLVCDDLLATGGTTAATIELVEKLGGEVVGLAFLIELLDLKGRDLVQGYDIFTLMEY from the coding sequence ATGGATTTGAAACAATATATTGCTGATGTCAAAGATTTCCCGGAAGAAGGCATCATTTTTCGTGATATTTCACCATTGATGGCGAATGGAGAAGCTTACCGCTACTCAATCAAAGAGATCGTAAAATATGCCCAGGACTTGAATGTCGATAAAGTAGTAGGACCCGAAGCACGTGGGTTTATGGTCGGCTGTCCGGTCGCTGTGGAACTAGGCTGCGGATTCGCTATGGCCCGTAAAAAAGGCAAATTGCCGCGCGAAACAGTAGAAGTATCCTACGGACTGGAATACGGCAAGGCGACGTTACAACTGCATCAAGATGCCATCCTGCCTGGTGATAAAGTGCTGGTTTGTGATGATTTATTGGCGACTGGAGGTACTACAGCCGCAACCATCGAATTGGTGGAAAAATTGGGTGGAGAAGTCGTTGGTTTGGCATTCCTGATTGAGTTGTTGGATTTGAAAGGCCGTGACCTGGTTCAAGGCTATGACATCTTTACGCTGATGGAATACTGA
- the lexA gene encoding transcriptional repressor LexA, producing MVKNKDSRQMEVLQYIYEEVQEKGYPPTVREIGNAVKLSSTSTVHGHLSRLEKNGFIQRDPTKPRAIELTQAGLDKLGIMSDKMPLLGTVTAGAPILAVEEATDYFPVPPDLKANSGSLFMLKIRGDSMIDAGIFDGDSVIIRKQSTAENGDIVIAMTDDDEATCKRFYKENNYYRLQPENASMDPIILDSVLILGKVVGLYRNHIL from the coding sequence ATGGTTAAAAATAAAGATTCACGCCAAATGGAAGTGCTTCAATACATTTATGAAGAAGTCCAGGAAAAAGGCTACCCACCGACCGTAAGGGAAATCGGGAATGCAGTAAAACTGTCTTCCACATCAACTGTGCATGGACATTTGTCGCGTCTCGAAAAAAATGGCTTTATCCAACGCGACCCCACAAAACCCCGTGCGATCGAACTGACTCAAGCAGGTTTGGATAAACTCGGGATCATGTCGGACAAAATGCCGTTGTTGGGTACCGTCACAGCAGGTGCACCCATCCTGGCCGTAGAGGAAGCAACCGATTATTTTCCGGTTCCCCCTGATCTGAAAGCCAATTCCGGTTCTCTGTTCATGCTGAAGATCCGTGGAGACAGCATGATCGATGCGGGCATATTTGATGGCGATTCAGTCATCATCAGAAAACAATCAACGGCTGAAAATGGCGATATCGTCATAGCCATGACAGATGATGATGAAGCGACCTGTAAACGATTCTACAAAGAGAACAACTACTACCGTCTGCAACCGGAGAACGCGAGCATGGATCCGATCATCCTGGATTCTGTCCTCATTTTGGGAAAAGTAGTCGGTCTGTACCGGAATCACATCCTTTAA
- a CDS encoding YneF family protein: MSTTAWVMMVILGTVIGAVGGFFLARRYMVKYFEENPPINEEMLRSMMMQMGQKPSERKVKQIMASMKAQSTKKKK, from the coding sequence GTGTCAACAACAGCATGGGTAATGATGGTCATTTTAGGAACAGTGATAGGCGCGGTTGGCGGATTTTTCCTTGCAAGACGTTATATGGTAAAATATTTTGAAGAAAATCCACCGATCAACGAAGAAATGTTGCGCTCTATGATGATGCAGATGGGTCAAAAACCATCCGAAAGAAAAGTGAAACAGATCATGGCTTCTATGAAAGCACAATCAACAAAGAAAAAGAAATAG
- a CDS encoding ABC transporter transmembrane domain-containing protein produces the protein MSIFKKLSWFFRQEWKAYFVGVFFLIVVAILQVVSPRIVGIIIDEIALGTLTLSSLWKWTAIILIAGVLQYLFRYIWRMKIWGTSAELEKILRSRLFKHFTEMDAVFFQKYRTGDLMAHATNDLNAIRMVAGAGILTLADSISSGGITLFTMFFLIDWRLTLIAMIPLPALTLVSRILGKKMHRRFRKAQAAFSSMNDKTQESVSGVKVIKTFGEEEEDIQDFEAMTKDVVAKNKAVYLVDALFDPAIQLILGLSFALTIIFGGRFVVEGSISIGQLVSFISYIGMMAWPMLAVGRLFNVLERGSASYSRIDELLKEKSTIKEQKEAIRIPVTGDLDFQVSSFSYPNSEEISLQDVNFRLKRGQTLGIVGRTGSGKSTIFRLLLREYDQYAGSIQYNGIDIRDYSLDALLSGIGYVPQDNFLFSSDVRENIRFADPSISLQKVEESARLTAIHQDILGFPDGYETLVGERGVSLSGGQKQRIAIARALVTEPELLILDDSLSAVDAKTEEAILTGLKEKRADQTTIIAAHRISSVMHANEIIVLDEGRIVERGTHYELMELNGWYRRMYEKQQLETKLEGKDEV, from the coding sequence GTGAGTATTTTCAAAAAATTAAGTTGGTTTTTCCGTCAGGAATGGAAAGCTTATTTTGTTGGCGTCTTCTTCTTGATCGTTGTCGCGATACTTCAAGTCGTATCGCCTCGGATTGTCGGAATCATCATTGATGAAATAGCGCTTGGCACTTTAACGCTGTCCTCTTTGTGGAAGTGGACAGCAATCATATTGATTGCGGGTGTCCTGCAGTACCTCTTCCGTTATATTTGGCGGATGAAGATTTGGGGGACTTCGGCAGAGTTGGAAAAAATACTTCGTTCAAGATTGTTCAAGCATTTTACCGAAATGGATGCTGTCTTTTTCCAAAAATACAGAACCGGCGATCTGATGGCTCATGCGACGAATGACTTGAATGCGATCAGGATGGTCGCAGGTGCAGGTATCCTGACGCTGGCGGATTCGATTTCATCCGGCGGAATCACGCTATTCACAATGTTCTTCTTGATCGATTGGCGTCTGACGCTCATCGCCATGATACCTTTGCCGGCGTTGACGCTGGTTTCGCGGATCCTCGGAAAAAAAATGCATAGACGATTCCGCAAAGCGCAAGCCGCTTTCTCGAGCATGAACGACAAAACCCAAGAGAGCGTATCCGGCGTAAAAGTCATCAAGACGTTCGGTGAAGAAGAAGAGGATATCCAGGATTTCGAGGCGATGACGAAGGATGTCGTGGCTAAAAATAAAGCTGTCTATTTGGTCGATGCCTTGTTTGATCCGGCCATCCAACTTATTTTGGGGCTTTCATTTGCATTGACGATCATCTTTGGTGGCCGTTTTGTCGTGGAGGGCAGCATCAGCATTGGTCAGCTGGTTTCGTTCATCAGTTATATCGGAATGATGGCATGGCCGATGTTGGCAGTGGGCAGATTGTTCAATGTGCTGGAACGAGGCAGCGCCAGTTACAGCAGGATCGATGAGCTTCTGAAGGAAAAATCAACGATTAAGGAGCAGAAGGAGGCTATCCGGATTCCGGTTACAGGCGATTTGGATTTTCAAGTATCCTCATTCAGTTACCCAAACAGCGAAGAAATCAGCCTCCAGGATGTCAACTTCCGTTTGAAGCGGGGACAAACGTTAGGTATTGTCGGCAGAACCGGATCGGGGAAAAGCACTATTTTCCGGCTGCTGTTGCGGGAGTACGATCAATATGCCGGCAGCATCCAATATAACGGGATTGATATCCGCGATTATTCATTGGATGCATTGTTGAGCGGCATCGGCTATGTTCCTCAAGACAACTTTTTATTCTCCTCTGATGTCAGGGAAAACATCCGTTTCGCTGATCCATCAATCAGTCTTCAAAAGGTTGAAGAGTCAGCACGTTTGACTGCCATCCATCAGGATATTCTCGGTTTTCCGGATGGGTACGAGACGTTGGTCGGTGAAAGGGGCGTTTCCTTATCCGGTGGACAAAAGCAACGGATAGCGATTGCGCGGGCTTTGGTGACTGAACCGGAGCTGCTCATCCTGGATGATTCCTTATCGGCTGTGGACGCAAAGACAGAAGAAGCGATTCTGACGGGCCTTAAGGAAAAAAGAGCCGATCAGACAACGATTATCGCTGCCCACAGGATCAGCAGCGTGATGCATGCGAATGAAATCATCGTACTTGATGAAGGGCGCATAGTCGAACGGGGAACCCACTACGAGTTGATGGAACTGAACGGCTGGTACCGCAGGATGTATGAAAAACAACAACTCGAAACCAAATTGGAAGGGAAGGATGAAGTATGA
- a CDS encoding ABC transporter ATP-binding protein yields MSGSAWSKTIPLKEQLRVIKRIFRFAHPFRHQFLIALLFSIALSLVNVVAPRIIQVYMDDYLAVGNVTTNISVFFAMAYLGTILLKMLVTYLQRYIFSMASEQTVENIRNTIFRKINQLGMRYYDTTPAGSIVSRVTNDTETIKEFWNVFLALAEGIFSIVTVFIAMWTLDKQISLLFLIFVPIMAGLIWYYQKYSTRVYRTMRERLSQLNTKLNESISGMAIIQQFRQEKRLRAEFDEINDDYSKGRVAMVQMNALMLMPVVNLLQAIALAIVLWLFGYQTLNGVVELGVIYAFTTYIQNFFRPMGMMMDNLSALQDGIVSSSRVLSVLDNAELAPNQPKDSKLEIIQGRIEFKNVSFSYDGKQDVLKDISFTANPGETVALVGHTGSGKSSIINVLLRFYEFEKGDILIDGKSIKTYPINEIRSKIGLVLQDSFLFYGDISHNIRLMNKDYSDRDVEAAAAFVHADSFIESLPGGYHAKVIERGASYSSGERQLISFARTILRDPKVLILDEATANIDTETELLIQESMRKMREGRTTIAIAHRLSTIRDAHLILVLDKGRVIERGTHEKLIAKRGTYYDMYMLQSMND; encoded by the coding sequence ATGAGTGGATCAGCATGGTCTAAGACAATCCCATTGAAGGAACAACTCCGGGTAATTAAACGAATCTTCCGATTTGCCCATCCCTTCCGCCATCAATTTTTGATCGCTTTGCTTTTCAGTATCGCATTGTCGTTGGTCAATGTGGTGGCACCGCGCATCATCCAAGTTTATATGGATGATTATTTGGCTGTTGGCAATGTCACGACCAACATCAGTGTATTTTTTGCGATGGCCTATCTGGGCACTATCCTGTTGAAGATGTTGGTCACGTATCTGCAACGTTATATATTCAGCATGGCGTCTGAACAAACCGTGGAGAATATCCGCAATACCATTTTCCGCAAGATCAATCAATTGGGGATGCGCTACTATGACACGACACCGGCAGGATCGATCGTTTCGCGCGTCACCAATGATACAGAGACCATCAAGGAATTCTGGAATGTATTTTTGGCTTTGGCCGAAGGGATCTTCAGCATCGTGACGGTGTTCATCGCTATGTGGACATTGGACAAACAGATTTCCTTGCTCTTCCTCATTTTTGTTCCGATCATGGCCGGCCTGATTTGGTATTACCAAAAGTACAGCACCCGCGTTTACCGCACGATGCGCGAAAGGTTGAGCCAGCTGAACACGAAATTGAATGAATCGATTTCCGGCATGGCGATCATCCAGCAGTTCCGCCAGGAAAAACGGCTGCGTGCGGAGTTTGACGAAATCAATGACGACTACAGCAAAGGTCGCGTAGCGATGGTTCAAATGAACGCTTTGATGTTGATGCCAGTCGTCAATCTGTTGCAGGCAATTGCTTTGGCGATTGTCCTTTGGTTGTTTGGCTACCAGACTCTGAACGGCGTCGTGGAGTTGGGGGTCATCTACGCATTCACTACCTATATCCAAAATTTCTTCCGTCCGATGGGGATGATGATGGATAACCTCAGCGCCCTGCAGGACGGTATCGTCTCCAGTTCCAGGGTCCTGAGTGTATTGGATAATGCCGAATTGGCGCCAAATCAACCCAAAGATTCAAAATTGGAGATCATCCAAGGCAGAATCGAGTTCAAAAATGTTTCCTTCTCATATGACGGGAAGCAGGACGTGCTGAAAGACATCAGCTTTACAGCGAATCCGGGTGAGACGGTTGCCTTGGTCGGGCATACCGGCAGCGGCAAAAGTTCAATCATTAATGTGTTGCTGCGTTTTTACGAATTCGAAAAAGGCGATATATTGATTGATGGGAAATCGATCAAGACTTATCCGATAAATGAAATTCGTTCAAAAATAGGCTTGGTACTGCAGGATTCGTTCCTTTTTTATGGCGATATCTCGCATAACATCCGATTGATGAACAAGGACTACAGCGACCGCGATGTTGAAGCTGCGGCTGCATTTGTGCATGCCGATTCGTTCATCGAGTCGCTTCCGGGAGGTTACCATGCAAAAGTGATCGAGCGCGGGGCAAGCTACTCAAGCGGTGAACGGCAACTGATTTCGTTTGCCCGGACGATATTGCGGGATCCGAAAGTGCTCATCCTTGATGAGGCGACTGCCAATATCGATACCGAGACGGAGCTCCTGATCCAAGAAAGCATGCGAAAGATGCGGGAAGGCAGAACGACGATTGCGATTGCGCATCGTTTGTCCACCATTCGGGATGCCCATTTGATCCTGGTGCTGGATAAAGGACGTGTCATCGAAAGAGGCACACATGAAAAACTGATCGCTAAACGGGGAACCTATTATGATATGTATATGCTGCAATCGATGAACGATTGA